From one Thermatribacter velox genomic stretch:
- a CDS encoding EutN/CcmL family microcompartment protein, whose translation MMLARVIGNVVSTAKLPIFQGMKILIVQPIDGDGNPKGKAFLAFDTVQAGAGDTVLIIDEGNSARTVVGDPQAPIRTLVIGIVDDVEK comes from the coding sequence ATGATGTTGGCTCGAGTTATTGGAAATGTAGTTTCTACAGCCAAGTTACCTATTTTTCAAGGCATGAAAATACTGATTGTTCAGCCTATTGATGGAGACGGGAATCCCAAAGGAAAAGCCTTTCTGGCTTTCGATACTGTACAGGCAGGAGCCGGGGACACGGTTCTCATCATAGACGAAGGCAACTCTGCTCGCACGGTGGTTGGTGATCCACAGGCTCCCATTCGCACGCTGGTTATAGGCATTGTGGACGATGTTGAAAAATAA
- a CDS encoding ABC transporter permease encodes MTKLLRKETTINLANKAVSEYKIWFALLALLVVFSIISPTFRSVENFQNLFNQQATLGIATIGMATVILTGGIDLSVGAVMAFSGVYYSNLIRGYLFTYMPPFMKVYEEAGKISPIFPEPFSLCLAIAIASLIGVVNGFAVSKFRAPAFVVTVSTMMLSRGIAYSMTSGQPIFSVPEYLINIGFRSFLGIPFLAIIWFLLVVVIWLFLKYSATGRNIYVVGGNIEAAKLTGINIAKTVIFSYWLSSILASFSGILLVGRMASADPRVASTTMLDAIAAAVIAGFSLQGGKGNLLNTIAGVLFIGLIINFLSILGIEFYTQQVIKGLIIILMVAIQTVSERGGLSMFRSLSIKRANP; translated from the coding sequence GTGACCAAACTACTCCGGAAAGAAACTACGATAAATCTTGCAAATAAAGCGGTTAGCGAATACAAAATATGGTTTGCTTTATTAGCTCTTCTTGTTGTTTTTTCAATAATTTCACCTACCTTCAGAAGCGTAGAAAATTTCCAAAACCTATTTAACCAACAAGCTACATTAGGTATAGCAACAATTGGAATGGCCACTGTAATACTCACGGGGGGAATTGATCTTTCTGTTGGAGCTGTAATGGCCTTTTCGGGAGTGTATTACTCAAACCTAATCAGAGGATATTTGTTTACGTACATGCCTCCGTTTATGAAAGTTTACGAAGAAGCCGGGAAAATTAGCCCCATTTTCCCAGAACCATTTTCCCTTTGTTTAGCTATAGCAATAGCAAGTCTTATAGGCGTTGTAAATGGTTTCGCAGTGTCTAAATTTAGAGCACCGGCATTCGTAGTAACAGTAAGCACTATGATGCTAAGTAGGGGTATTGCTTATTCTATGACTTCTGGGCAACCCATCTTTTCGGTGCCTGAATATCTTATAAACATCGGCTTTAGGAGTTTTCTCGGCATCCCGTTTTTGGCTATTATCTGGTTTCTCTTGGTCGTGGTAATCTGGCTCTTTTTAAAATACTCTGCTACAGGACGCAACATATACGTTGTAGGTGGCAACATTGAAGCAGCAAAGCTTACAGGAATTAATATTGCCAAAACCGTCATCTTTAGCTACTGGCTCTCGAGCATTTTGGCTTCATTTTCAGGGATACTTCTAGTTGGCAGGATGGCTTCTGCAGATCCAAGGGTTGCATCAACAACAATGTTAGACGCAATTGCTGCCGCGGTAATAGCTGGTTTCAGCTTGCAAGGCGGTAAGGGAAATTTATTAAATACTATAGCAGGCGTGTTGTTCATTGGCCTAATAATAAACTTCTTGAGTATTCTGGGTATAGAATTTTACACCCAGCAAGTTATCAAAGGATTGATCATAATCCTAATGGTAGCCATTCAAACGGTTAGCGAAAGAGGAGGACTTTCAATGTTTAGGAGTCTCTCCATAAAGCGTGCCAATCCTTGA
- the mscL gene encoding large conductance mechanosensitive channel protein MscL — MLKGFKEFVLRGNILDLAIAVIIGTAFNKVVGSLVQDVLMPFISIVAGKVPDFSSWKLGIINIGSFLNATINFLIIALVIYFFIVTPFNTLKKMRTGENKTPPPPPEPSEEVKLLREMVDLLKDLKSKEN, encoded by the coding sequence ATGTTGAAGGGGTTCAAAGAATTTGTGTTGCGGGGCAATATCCTGGATCTCGCCATTGCAGTAATTATCGGAACTGCCTTTAACAAAGTAGTTGGTTCCCTGGTACAGGACGTGTTAATGCCTTTCATAAGTATTGTGGCAGGAAAGGTGCCGGATTTTTCCTCCTGGAAACTGGGAATAATCAATATCGGCAGTTTCCTGAACGCTACCATTAACTTCCTGATAATAGCCCTGGTCATCTATTTCTTTATCGTTACTCCCTTTAATACCCTTAAGAAAATGAGGACTGGGGAAAACAAAACCCCACCTCCTCCACCAGAGCCAAGTGAAGAAGTGAAGCTCCTAAGAGAAATGGTAGATCTGCTCAAAGACCTGAAATCCAAAGAGAACTGA
- a CDS encoding DeoR/GlpR family DNA-binding transcription regulator, with product MKKRERLDYISKQIILEGTVSIKELSNRLGVSSMTIRRDLQELAQEGILKLIPGGAVIRRESTPFNEEEYTVTKAKSHMIKEKIKICQKAASLVREEDTIIIDTGSTTEHLPRFIPQNMRLTIVCYCLNILLGVYQHNKGSQIIFPGGYFHENSLMFESLEGIELIRRVRANKAFVSAAGVDEKLGITCANFYEVQTKRAIIDYSDTKILLVDSSKFGKVTAAYFADLKEMDIVITDSGIPREYLQALERMNIQYYVV from the coding sequence GTGAAAAAGAGAGAGCGGCTGGACTACATTAGTAAGCAAATTATCCTTGAAGGGACTGTCAGCATAAAAGAGCTTTCCAATCGCCTGGGCGTGTCGAGCATGACCATCCGAAGGGACCTCCAGGAACTTGCGCAGGAGGGTATTTTAAAGCTTATTCCTGGAGGCGCTGTTATTCGCAGGGAATCCACGCCCTTTAACGAGGAAGAATACACAGTTACCAAGGCCAAATCTCACATGATAAAGGAAAAAATAAAGATTTGTCAGAAAGCCGCTTCACTCGTAAGAGAGGAAGACACGATAATAATCGATACTGGTTCTACAACGGAACATCTTCCCCGATTTATTCCCCAAAACATGCGGCTTACCATTGTTTGTTACTGTCTTAACATCCTGCTTGGTGTTTATCAGCACAACAAAGGAAGTCAGATAATTTTTCCAGGCGGCTATTTTCATGAAAACAGCCTGATGTTTGAGAGCCTGGAAGGAATTGAGCTCATCAGGAGAGTTAGAGCTAACAAAGCCTTTGTTTCAGCAGCTGGGGTTGATGAAAAGCTGGGGATTACCTGTGCCAATTTTTACGAAGTGCAGACCAAAAGAGCAATTATTGATTACTCGGACACCAAAATTTTGCTTGTAGATTCTTCAAAATTTGGCAAAGTTACTGCTGCCTATTTTGCTGATTTGAAAGAGATGGATATTGTAATAACCGACAGCGGTATCCCCAGGGAGTACCTTCAAGCTCTGGAGCGAATGAATATTCAGTATTACGTGGTGTGA
- a CDS encoding 4Fe-4S dicluster domain-containing protein — protein sequence MGINIPQVVQEMGVVGAGGGGFPTHIKLSRPCEIVIANGAECEPLLFNDKLTMRENAEAIVEGLLLAMSATGAKKGVIALKEKDPLARQNILKAIEDKKNLSVFLLGDYYPAGDEFCLVKEVTGKTIPEGQIPLAVGAVVLNVETLSNIAAAAKGQPVTRRTLTCLGEVKQPSVLRVPVGTPFQDVFDACGGVTVSDYAILIGGPMMGSVTTDPLTPVTKTTTGLFVLPRDHELVQKKSLPLPFIIKQSKAACCQCTYCTELCPRYLLGHSISPHKIMRQINLGLDVPPQIIEGAFLCSECGLCEVYACPMGLSPRIVNRVIKEQLLKEGYRPAFPQRKIQVRDTFPYRKIPVSILKNRLRLYNYEIGDAFQIKSVEPKRVELLLKQHAGAPAQPVVKVGDWVKEGDLVGESVGEISARIHSSIEGKVIFVNEERIIIEKQNA from the coding sequence ATGGGCATCAACATACCTCAAGTCGTCCAGGAAATGGGAGTTGTTGGAGCAGGAGGAGGTGGGTTTCCCACCCATATCAAGCTTTCCCGCCCCTGCGAGATTGTGATTGCAAATGGAGCAGAGTGTGAACCCCTCCTCTTCAACGACAAACTCACTATGCGAGAAAACGCAGAAGCTATAGTTGAAGGCCTATTGCTTGCGATGTCTGCTACTGGGGCTAAAAAAGGGGTTATAGCTTTAAAGGAAAAGGATCCCCTGGCAAGACAAAACATCTTAAAAGCAATAGAGGATAAGAAGAATTTGAGCGTTTTTTTGCTTGGAGATTACTATCCAGCAGGCGATGAGTTCTGTCTGGTTAAGGAAGTAACGGGAAAAACCATACCTGAGGGCCAGATTCCTCTGGCAGTAGGGGCTGTAGTACTAAACGTGGAAACGCTAAGCAACATTGCAGCAGCCGCAAAAGGACAACCAGTGACCAGGCGTACCCTAACCTGCCTTGGAGAGGTCAAACAACCCTCTGTGCTGAGAGTGCCGGTGGGAACCCCCTTTCAGGATGTTTTCGATGCCTGTGGTGGGGTAACTGTATCGGACTACGCTATCCTCATCGGAGGTCCTATGATGGGTTCGGTGACAACCGACCCTCTTACACCAGTAACCAAAACCACCACCGGCTTGTTTGTCTTGCCGCGCGACCACGAACTGGTGCAGAAAAAAAGCCTGCCCCTTCCTTTCATCATCAAGCAGAGCAAGGCAGCATGCTGTCAGTGCACATACTGCACAGAACTCTGTCCTCGTTACCTGCTGGGACACAGCATTTCTCCCCACAAAATCATGCGTCAGATAAACTTGGGCCTGGATGTTCCACCTCAAATCATCGAGGGAGCTTTTCTGTGTAGCGAATGCGGGCTTTGCGAGGTATATGCCTGCCCAATGGGGCTTTCTCCTCGCATTGTGAATCGGGTAATTAAAGAGCAACTCCTCAAAGAAGGTTACAGACCAGCTTTTCCCCAAAGAAAGATACAGGTTAGAGACACCTTTCCCTATCGCAAGATACCTGTCTCGATTCTTAAAAATCGCCTACGGCTATACAACTATGAAATCGGTGATGCGTTCCAGATTAAAAGCGTTGAGCCCAAAAGGGTGGAATTGTTATTAAAGCAGCATGCAGGAGCACCAGCTCAACCAGTAGTCAAAGTGGGTGACTGGGTTAAAGAGGGCGATTTGGTGGGAGAAAGCGTTGGAGAGATAAGCGCCCGAATACATTCAAGTATTGAAGGAAAAGTGATATTTGTAAATGAAGAGCGAATCATTATTGAAAAACAGAACGCTTGA
- a CDS encoding aldehyde dehydrogenase family protein — protein sequence MKVNEADIRLIVEKVINQLEKAVLSSGEKSVLQETRTSSRKGVFDDVEEAIRAARKAHQLFMEIPLDQRREIIQAIRQTILKEAERLSRMAVEETGLGRVEDKILKHRLVALKTPGVEDVEPAVFTDEHGMTLVERAPYGVIASITPSTNPTTTVFNNAISMISAGNAVIFHPHPGAKECSNEAVALLNQTIIETGGPENLVCSISRPTMESAQALMKHPEINLLVVTGGPAVVRVAMNSGKKVIAGGPGNPPCVVDETADIEKAGRDIVLGAGFDNNIVCICEKEILAVTAIADQLKEVMKKNGAVELTSQQMKEVTSLVISEPGGPGKIGKPRKEWVGKDAYLIAQEIGLKVPRETRILFGEVDREHPLVWTEQLLPVIPLVRFDNAQEAMDFAVKCEHGFRHTAIMHSRNIAHLSQMAKMMNCSIFVKNGPAYSGLGMGGAGFTSFTIATPTGEGLTRARTFTRERRCTLVDYFRIV from the coding sequence ATGAAAGTAAACGAAGCGGATATTCGCTTGATTGTAGAAAAGGTGATCAACCAGCTGGAAAAGGCGGTGCTTTCATCAGGAGAAAAAAGCGTTCTCCAGGAAACCAGAACATCTTCCCGAAAAGGAGTTTTTGATGATGTCGAGGAAGCGATTCGAGCCGCAAGGAAAGCACACCAATTATTCATGGAAATTCCGCTCGATCAGCGTCGAGAAATAATACAGGCCATTCGTCAAACTATACTTAAAGAAGCAGAACGTCTTTCGCGCATGGCGGTAGAGGAAACAGGGCTTGGTAGGGTGGAAGATAAAATACTTAAACACCGCTTGGTAGCCCTTAAGACCCCGGGAGTAGAAGATGTTGAACCAGCCGTCTTCACTGACGAACATGGCATGACTCTTGTTGAGCGTGCGCCTTACGGTGTAATCGCTTCAATAACTCCTTCTACTAACCCTACTACTACTGTATTCAATAATGCAATCAGCATGATTTCCGCCGGTAATGCAGTTATTTTTCATCCTCATCCCGGTGCGAAAGAGTGTTCTAACGAAGCAGTAGCTCTCCTTAACCAAACAATAATTGAAACTGGGGGGCCAGAAAACCTGGTGTGTTCTATTTCTCGCCCTACCATGGAATCCGCACAAGCTTTGATGAAACATCCCGAAATAAACCTGCTGGTGGTTACCGGGGGACCCGCGGTTGTGCGGGTTGCTATGAACAGTGGAAAGAAGGTTATTGCTGGTGGTCCTGGCAATCCACCCTGCGTGGTGGACGAAACAGCTGATATTGAAAAGGCAGGCCGTGATATTGTTCTTGGCGCAGGTTTTGATAACAACATAGTTTGTATCTGCGAAAAAGAGATCTTAGCAGTCACAGCAATTGCCGACCAGCTTAAAGAAGTTATGAAAAAGAACGGTGCGGTTGAACTAACCTCGCAACAAATGAAAGAAGTAACTTCTCTGGTTATAAGTGAACCAGGAGGGCCAGGCAAGATTGGAAAACCCCGCAAAGAATGGGTTGGCAAAGATGCATATCTCATAGCCCAGGAGATAGGTCTGAAAGTCCCCAGGGAAACGCGCATCCTATTTGGGGAAGTAGACAGAGAGCATCCCCTGGTCTGGACCGAGCAATTACTACCAGTAATCCCCCTGGTACGTTTCGACAATGCCCAAGAAGCCATGGACTTTGCGGTCAAATGCGAGCATGGTTTCAGACATACGGCGATTATGCATTCTCGAAATATCGCCCATCTCTCCCAGATGGCCAAAATGATGAACTGCTCAATCTTTGTAAAAAACGGTCCTGCATACAGTGGCCTGGGTATGGGAGGAGCTGGATTCACCAGCTTTACAATAGCCACGCCCACTGGAGAAGGTCTCACCCGAGCCCGGACCTTTACCAGGGAGCGGCGCTGCACCCTGGTTGATTACTTCCGCATTGTATAG
- a CDS encoding substrate-binding domain-containing protein — protein MKKAVVGLMVGIFLLVIAGSMSIGFAKDFKIGFAHVALNCPYYLAMKATAEEKAKEYGVGLLLLNAENDIEKQIKDVETMLLEGVDALIVNPVTEYGLRPVIQKAKQKNIPIVVIDRPMYGDYLVYVGIDQWKAGRLQGEFIGQLLNGKGEIVEIAGDPGCPAGKGRGGGLREVFSEKYPDIKILATYMAHYNKAEGMKAMEDAIAAFGDEIDLVYAHNDAMALGALDALRAAGMTDIPVCGVDGQKEAYLEIMKGEQYKSTVVNNPSEITAVAFDILMQYLETGQLPEGISAGDKVITGTVLVTKENVEQYYDPNSIF, from the coding sequence GTGAAGAAAGCGGTAGTAGGATTAATGGTAGGTATTTTCCTGCTGGTAATAGCAGGAAGTATGAGTATTGGGTTCGCGAAAGACTTCAAAATCGGATTCGCTCATGTTGCCCTAAACTGTCCATATTACTTGGCTATGAAGGCAACGGCTGAAGAAAAGGCCAAAGAATACGGAGTAGGGTTGTTACTTTTAAACGCAGAAAATGATATTGAAAAACAAATAAAAGATGTCGAAACCATGCTTTTGGAGGGAGTGGACGCTCTTATTGTCAACCCAGTTACCGAGTACGGACTCCGTCCAGTAATCCAAAAAGCCAAACAGAAAAATATACCTATAGTAGTAATAGACAGGCCAATGTATGGAGACTACCTCGTTTACGTAGGCATAGACCAATGGAAAGCTGGAAGGCTTCAAGGAGAATTTATTGGCCAATTATTAAACGGCAAAGGAGAAATTGTTGAAATAGCTGGAGACCCTGGTTGTCCTGCAGGTAAAGGACGTGGTGGCGGTCTGAGAGAGGTTTTCTCAGAAAAATATCCAGATATAAAGATATTGGCTACATACATGGCTCACTACAACAAGGCTGAAGGCATGAAGGCTATGGAGGACGCGATAGCAGCTTTTGGTGATGAAATAGATTTAGTTTATGCACACAATGATGCAATGGCATTGGGCGCTTTGGATGCTCTAAGGGCGGCTGGAATGACGGATATCCCTGTTTGCGGCGTAGACGGTCAAAAAGAAGCCTACTTAGAGATAATGAAAGGAGAACAATACAAATCCACGGTGGTTAACAACCCTTCAGAAATAACTGCTGTTGCTTTCGATATACTGATGCAATACTTAGAAACAGGCCAGCTCCCTGAAGGAATTTCTGCTGGAGACAAAGTCATAACAGGTACTGTTTTGGTTACTAAAGAGAATGTAGAGCAATATTATGATCCGAACTCTATCTTTTGA
- the deoC gene encoding deoxyribose-phosphate aldolase, protein MVEKLCDEAIQYGFYSVCVNPYWVPFCAKKLRGTGVKVCTVVGFPLGANESRVKAFEARSAIENGADEIDMVINIGALKSRNLKAVEEDLMAVKRACRQTTVIKAIIETCLLTDEEKVLVSKMVKDAGYDFVKTSTGFAGGGATAHDVALIRRTVGPKMGIKASGGIRTFEDAKLMILSGATRLGTSASVKIVSG, encoded by the coding sequence ATGGTGGAAAAACTTTGCGACGAGGCAATTCAGTATGGCTTCTACTCGGTATGCGTTAATCCCTACTGGGTACCTTTCTGTGCCAAGAAGCTCCGGGGAACAGGGGTAAAAGTATGTACAGTAGTAGGTTTCCCATTGGGAGCTAACGAAAGCCGCGTTAAGGCTTTTGAAGCCCGTAGCGCCATCGAAAATGGCGCAGATGAGATTGATATGGTAATTAACATAGGAGCCCTAAAGTCAAGAAACCTTAAGGCTGTTGAAGAGGACTTGATGGCGGTAAAGCGGGCTTGCCGGCAGACTACAGTCATAAAAGCCATAATCGAAACCTGCCTGCTAACTGATGAGGAGAAAGTGTTGGTCTCTAAAATGGTCAAAGACGCAGGGTACGACTTCGTCAAAACCTCCACGGGTTTTGCCGGAGGTGGAGCAACAGCTCACGATGTAGCCCTAATCCGCCGAACCGTAGGGCCTAAAATGGGTATCAAGGCTTCTGGTGGTATTCGCACTTTTGAAGACGCCAAACTCATGATTCTCTCGGGTGCCACCCGCCTGGGAACCAGTGCATCAGTCAAAATAGTTAGTGGTTAA
- a CDS encoding BMC domain-containing protein, which translates to MEITVLGALEFNSIAIGIKSLDAMVKAAPVKVIDAKTICPGKFLVLICGEVAEVDASLTAGKTIGEGYLIDELFIPNLHPQIVPAILGAVECKEWDAIAVVESFSTLASIEAADIAVKTAEVLVTEVRLAVGMGGKSYFKILGDIHEIEAAVGAAKEVISRKGLLCKEVIIPNPHPDIRPYFLF; encoded by the coding sequence ATGGAGATAACCGTTTTGGGAGCGCTTGAATTTAATTCCATTGCCATAGGCATCAAGTCATTGGATGCAATGGTCAAAGCGGCTCCAGTAAAGGTGATTGATGCTAAAACTATCTGTCCTGGAAAGTTTTTAGTGTTAATCTGTGGAGAAGTGGCAGAAGTCGATGCCTCGCTCACCGCAGGCAAAACAATTGGTGAAGGGTATTTGATTGACGAACTTTTTATTCCCAACCTGCATCCCCAAATTGTTCCTGCCATTCTGGGAGCAGTAGAGTGTAAAGAGTGGGATGCTATAGCTGTTGTCGAATCCTTTTCAACATTGGCAAGCATCGAAGCTGCCGACATTGCCGTTAAGACAGCTGAAGTGCTGGTTACAGAAGTACGCCTTGCCGTTGGCATGGGAGGTAAATCGTATTTTAAGATACTGGGAGATATTCATGAAATAGAAGCTGCAGTAGGAGCGGCAAAAGAGGTTATTTCCCGAAAAGGACTTCTCTGTAAAGAGGTTATCATACCCAATCCCCATCCAGACATTCGTCCCTATTTCTTGTTTTAA
- a CDS encoding ribulokinase — MYDIEGRLLWSSQKTYETKFPVPGWAEQNPNDWWEALRLCVREAVKMCPHISVKAIAIDATSSTVLAVGSNGEPLTNAILWMDIRASEQAKKINATNHPILSWCGKQVSPEWFLPKLLWIKEHLPEIYRKAYLIVEALDWLNYKLTGKWVASQCNASCKWNYLPGEGWSIDFLEAIGVPELVEKIPSQILPVGSVIGNIKKDVAHDIGCEESVLIVQGGIDAHIATIGLGSFGEREGSLILGSSSVLLVNARLQKTLEGFWGPYKDPIHKGLSLIEGGQTSSGSIIDWFIKKVAKHYSIKAKATKLNPYEWLDDEASKVPPGSEGLIVLDHWQGNRTPYKDPYSRGIIWGLSLNHEASHIGRAIYEGIAFGIRLLFDHLEKAGIGIKNLKVCGGGTRSKLWLQILSDICEKEMWVTQENASLLGGAILAATGASLFPSIVEAFAAMKPNLKVIKPVKDFSEYLANYELYQKLYVATKPLRR, encoded by the coding sequence TTGTACGATATTGAAGGTCGTTTGCTGTGGTCTTCCCAAAAAACCTATGAAACAAAGTTTCCTGTCCCCGGTTGGGCAGAACAAAATCCAAATGATTGGTGGGAAGCATTACGCCTTTGTGTCAGAGAGGCTGTCAAGATGTGTCCACATATTTCAGTTAAAGCAATAGCAATAGATGCGACCTCGAGCACCGTTTTGGCAGTAGGTTCCAACGGTGAACCCTTAACCAATGCTATCCTTTGGATGGATATAAGAGCATCCGAACAAGCCAAGAAGATAAACGCAACAAACCATCCCATCCTCTCCTGGTGCGGCAAACAGGTTTCTCCAGAATGGTTTTTACCAAAGCTACTCTGGATCAAAGAACACCTGCCAGAAATATACCGTAAGGCCTATTTAATTGTAGAAGCTTTAGACTGGCTAAATTATAAACTAACCGGCAAATGGGTAGCTTCGCAATGTAATGCCTCGTGCAAATGGAACTATTTGCCTGGCGAGGGTTGGTCTATTGATTTTCTTGAAGCAATTGGTGTTCCAGAGTTGGTAGAAAAAATTCCCTCTCAGATATTACCGGTGGGTAGCGTGATAGGCAATATTAAAAAAGACGTGGCTCATGACATAGGCTGTGAAGAAAGCGTTCTTATAGTTCAAGGAGGCATTGATGCCCATATTGCCACTATAGGTCTTGGTAGCTTTGGAGAAAGAGAGGGCTCTCTGATTTTGGGTTCCTCCTCAGTCCTTTTGGTTAATGCTAGGCTTCAAAAGACTTTGGAGGGTTTTTGGGGGCCTTACAAAGACCCTATACATAAAGGGCTAAGCCTAATTGAAGGAGGGCAAACCTCCAGCGGGTCTATCATAGACTGGTTCATCAAAAAAGTTGCAAAACACTATTCTATTAAAGCAAAGGCTACTAAGCTGAATCCCTACGAATGGTTGGACGATGAAGCATCTAAAGTTCCTCCTGGCTCTGAAGGATTAATTGTTTTGGACCATTGGCAAGGCAATAGAACGCCGTACAAAGATCCCTACTCCCGAGGAATAATTTGGGGATTGAGCCTAAACCACGAAGCCTCACATATTGGTAGAGCAATTTACGAAGGGATAGCTTTTGGGATCAGACTGCTATTCGATCATCTTGAAAAAGCGGGAATTGGCATAAAAAATCTCAAAGTTTGTGGTGGAGGAACCAGGAGTAAATTGTGGTTACAAATATTGTCCGATATATGCGAGAAAGAAATGTGGGTAACTCAGGAAAATGCATCTCTATTGGGAGGCGCCATCCTTGCTGCTACAGGGGCCTCCCTTTTCCCATCAATAGTTGAAGCTTTTGCAGCAATGAAGCCTAACCTAAAAGTAATAAAACCTGTCAAAGATTTCTCTGAATACCTTGCAAATTATGAGTTATATCAGAAATTATACGTCGCCACTAAGCCTTTAAGGAGGTAG
- the pduL gene encoding phosphate propanoyltransferase produces the protein MGIPEREIWEEIVKTVAEALSEELKLSKTTLEDGSFQVPVEVSNRHCHLTKETFEILFGKGKQLTPIRSLSQLGEFACEETVAVIGKNMRMLEKVRIVGPWRNYDQVELSFTDGFYLGLELPTRLSGDIANSSPITLVGPQGIIALKEGAIRAARHLHLSPEEAERFKLKNGDRVSVEIPGPNGLILNQVIVRVGPTGRLACHIDTDEANAAGLRGKGIGRVIR, from the coding sequence ATGGGTATCCCAGAAAGAGAAATATGGGAAGAAATTGTCAAAACAGTTGCAGAAGCCTTGAGTGAAGAGTTAAAGCTTTCAAAAACTACTCTGGAAGATGGCTCTTTCCAGGTGCCTGTAGAGGTTTCTAACCGACACTGCCACCTAACTAAAGAAACTTTTGAAATACTCTTTGGGAAAGGGAAGCAACTGACCCCCATCCGCTCTCTCTCTCAACTTGGAGAGTTTGCTTGTGAGGAAACGGTAGCCGTGATCGGGAAAAACATGCGAATGCTTGAGAAAGTGAGAATTGTCGGACCATGGCGGAATTACGACCAAGTCGAGCTTTCTTTTACCGATGGTTTTTATCTTGGTTTAGAGCTCCCAACCCGCCTCTCGGGAGACATAGCCAATTCCTCACCCATTACCCTGGTAGGTCCCCAAGGAATAATTGCTCTTAAGGAAGGAGCCATCAGGGCTGCCCGTCATCTTCATCTCTCTCCGGAAGAAGCAGAACGCTTCAAACTAAAAAACGGTGACCGGGTAAGCGTGGAAATACCAGGCCCAAATGGCTTAATCCTGAACCAGGTAATCGTTCGAGTGGGCCCTACCGGGAGACTCGCTTGTCACATTGATACTGACGAGGCAAACGCAGCTGGCCTGAGGGGCAAAGGCATCGGTAGGGTTATTCGTTAA
- the rpiB gene encoding ribose 5-phosphate isomerase B gives MSEKVYSRIIHNVVSSLHTLGMSEKETTELVNQKDHVIRVVIGADHGGFEAKEALKEYLTELGYRVYDVGTFSKERVDYPDFAVKVAQKVVSGECERGIMIDAMGIGSCMVCNKVRGIRAALCYDRRSVINSREHNNANVLTLGALAHTVDEICELAKLWLETRFAGGRHWARINKMMAVERRNIL, from the coding sequence ATGTCTGAGAAGGTTTATTCACGAATTATTCACAATGTAGTGAGTAGTCTTCATACATTGGGAATGTCCGAAAAGGAAACGACAGAACTTGTTAACCAGAAAGATCATGTAATTCGCGTTGTTATTGGAGCCGACCACGGAGGTTTTGAAGCCAAGGAAGCATTAAAAGAATACTTGACGGAATTAGGATACCGAGTGTACGACGTGGGAACTTTCAGTAAAGAGCGAGTTGATTACCCCGACTTTGCTGTCAAGGTTGCTCAGAAAGTGGTTTCCGGAGAGTGTGAGCGGGGCATCATGATAGACGCCATGGGCATAGGCTCGTGCATGGTTTGCAACAAAGTACGCGGAATCAGAGCTGCGCTGTGCTATGATAGGCGAAGTGTGATCAACAGTCGGGAACACAACAATGCCAATGTGCTTACCCTGGGTGCATTAGCACACACAGTAGATGAGATCTGCGAGCTTGCCAAATTATGGTTGGAAACCAGGTTCGCAGGAGGAAGGCATTGGGCTCGTATCAACAAAATGATGGCAGTGGAAAGGAGGAACATTCTTTAG
- a CDS encoding EutN/CcmL family microcompartment protein, whose amino-acid sequence MKIGRVIGNVVATQKVASLEGVKLLLVQPLDENLQEIGTPIVACDVVQAGVGDLVFYEGGREAALAIPNWFNPSDCTIMGIIDQVNLIRSDKLS is encoded by the coding sequence ATGAAAATAGGTAGAGTAATTGGAAATGTGGTGGCCACACAAAAAGTTGCCTCTCTGGAAGGGGTCAAACTCTTGTTAGTTCAACCCCTTGATGAAAACCTGCAGGAAATTGGAACACCAATTGTGGCTTGCGATGTGGTTCAGGCTGGCGTTGGTGACTTGGTTTTCTATGAAGGAGGAAGAGAAGCAGCATTGGCTATCCCTAACTGGTTTAACCCTTCAGATTGTACGATAATGGGAATCATCGACCAGGTAAACCTGATACGGAGTGACAAACTATCATGA